The following coding sequences are from one Rhodothermia bacterium window:
- the msrA gene encoding peptide-methionine (S)-S-oxide reductase MsrA — MTSLTERNAKATLGSGCFWCTEAVFKRIRGVSELKSGYTGGKIKNPTYREVCSGLTGHAEAIQLTYDPAVVSYEDLLAVFFYTHDPTTLNRQGNDVGTQYRSAIFFHDEIQATLAQAFIQKLTDERVYDSAIVTEVRPLTVFYEAELYHQDYYDRNTDQAYCSFVISPKLEKLRKRFSGLLK, encoded by the coding sequence ATGACCTCACTCACAGAAAGAAATGCAAAAGCCACTTTAGGATCGGGTTGTTTTTGGTGTACCGAAGCTGTTTTTAAGCGGATCCGCGGCGTTTCGGAGCTTAAGAGCGGTTATACCGGAGGAAAAATCAAAAATCCTACCTACCGTGAAGTCTGCTCAGGTCTCACAGGCCATGCCGAAGCCATTCAACTCACATATGATCCCGCAGTGGTGTCCTATGAAGACCTTTTGGCGGTATTTTTTTATACGCACGACCCAACCACCCTCAACCGACAAGGAAATGACGTGGGTACGCAATACCGATCGGCCATTTTCTTTCATGACGAAATACAAGCAACTTTAGCACAAGCCTTCATTCAAAAACTGACGGATGAAAGGGTATATGACTCGGCAATTGTTACTGAAGTGCGCCCATTAACCGTTTTTTACGAAGCTGAATTGTACCACCAAGACTATTACGACCGCAATACCGACCAAGCATATTGCTCTTTTGTGATCAGTCCTAAATTGGAAAAGCTAAGAAAACGATTTAGCGGCTTGCTAAAGTAA